Proteins encoded within one genomic window of Episyrphus balteatus chromosome 1, idEpiBalt1.1, whole genome shotgun sequence:
- the LOC129907163 gene encoding piggyBac transposable element-derived protein 4-like, translating to MFDAIPYIGKITEVRTPADYVKKLVESVKGSWRNVTYDNWFTSVPLADDLLKDYQLTSIGTLRKNKREIPPSFLPNKSKQPLTSQFAFDQQKTLVSFTPRKNKSVLLLSTMHYNDEINPETSKPVIIQDYNSTKGAVDTFDKMMHSYSSARGTRRWPLRYFYGMIDQAGINSMVLYVDAKHSNAPINQFRSSYLKSLALQLAEPHMKRRLTTNLPRELRCTLHDILNMTEGPPADEPPAKLQKQLRCAMCPRKRDKKVKTSCVKCQVPACSEHRRDICLNCI from the coding sequence ATGTTTGATGCTATTCCATATATTGGCAAAATAACGGAGGTCAGAACACCTGCTGATTACGTAAAAAAACTTGTCGAGAGTGTCAAAGGTTCCTGGCGCAATGTTACATACGATAATTGGTTTACATCAGTTCCACTTGCTGATGATTTACTAAAGGACTACCAGCTTACAAGCATCGGTACACTTCGTAAAAACAAGCGGGAAATTCCTCCGTCTTTCTTGCCAAATAAAAGCAAACAACCACTCACTTCTCAGTTTGCTTTCGATCAGCAAAAGACACTGGTTTCTTTTACACCTCGGAAGAATAAGTCTGTTTTGTTATTATCAACGATGCATTACAATGACGAAATAAACCCAGAAACCAGCAAACCAGTCATAATACAAGATTATAATTCGACCAAAGGCGCTGTCGACACTTTCGACAAAATGATGCATTCGTATAGTTCAGCTAGAGGTACAAGACGTTGGCCACTTCGGTATTTCTACGGCATGATTGATCAAGCGGGAATAAACTCGATGGTGCTCTATGTTGATGCTAAACACTCGAATGCTCCCATAAACCAGTTTCGAAGTAGTTATTTGAAGAGTTTGGCATTACAACTGGCAGAGCCCCATATGAAACGTCGATTGACTACAAATTTGCCACGAGAATTACGGTGCACTTTACACGATATTCTAAATATGACGGAAGGACCTCCTGCAGATGAACCCCCAGCGAAATTACAGAAGCAGTTAAGGTGTGCAATGTGTCCAAGAAAACGggacaaaaaagttaaaacttctTGCGTAAAATGCCAAGTTCCCGCTTGCTCTGAACATCGCAGAGATATTTGCCTTAACTgtatttaa